A genomic window from Flavobacterium phycosphaerae includes:
- a CDS encoding NAD(P)/FAD-dependent oxidoreductase has protein sequence MVDYIIVGSGLAGIAFAETLLQHNKSFVVFDNHSQNSSKIAGGLYNPVILKRFSQVWNANEQLQLAEDFYKKIEAKLSVQVDFKVPIYRKFFSVEEQNNWFAASDKPNLSPFLSSTIIHNKYSAIDSPFGYGEVLHTGYVDTNVMLNAYQAYLKNKKLLLEEAFDYNQLQVFETHLAYQNLIAKHIVFAEGFGIHANPFFNYLPLDGTKGELFIIKAADLDLDVIVNTSIFILPLGHNLFKVGATYNWDDKTASPTEEGKQELIDRIKEILTCDFEIIEHLAGVRPTVKDRRPLLGTHHLHKNIHILNGLGTRGVMLAPAMAIDLYDYIEKEKPLEKSVNIKRYTTS, from the coding sequence ATGGTCGATTATATCATTGTAGGTTCAGGTTTGGCAGGTATTGCTTTTGCAGAAACACTTTTGCAACATAATAAATCATTCGTGGTTTTTGATAATCATTCACAAAACTCTTCTAAAATTGCCGGCGGTTTATACAATCCGGTTATATTAAAAAGATTTAGCCAAGTTTGGAATGCTAACGAGCAATTGCAACTTGCCGAAGATTTTTATAAAAAGATTGAAGCAAAACTTTCTGTTCAGGTTGATTTTAAAGTGCCTATTTACAGGAAATTTTTTTCTGTTGAGGAGCAAAATAATTGGTTTGCCGCTTCAGATAAGCCTAATTTGTCTCCGTTTCTTTCCAGTACCATCATCCATAATAAATATTCCGCTATAGATTCTCCTTTTGGGTATGGTGAAGTATTGCATACCGGTTATGTCGATACAAATGTTATGTTGAATGCTTATCAAGCGTATCTTAAGAATAAAAAGTTACTGCTTGAGGAAGCTTTTGATTATAATCAATTGCAGGTTTTTGAAACTCATTTAGCCTATCAAAACCTTATAGCAAAACATATTGTCTTTGCAGAAGGCTTTGGAATACACGCTAATCCGTTTTTTAATTATTTACCGTTAGATGGTACTAAAGGGGAGTTATTCATCATTAAAGCGGCTGATTTAGATTTAGACGTTATTGTAAATACCAGTATTTTTATTTTGCCACTCGGACACAATCTTTTCAAAGTAGGGGCAACTTATAATTGGGATGACAAAACGGCTTCACCTACTGAAGAAGGGAAACAAGAACTTATTGACCGTATAAAAGAAATCTTGACTTGCGACTTCGAAATTATTGAACACCTTGCCGGAGTACGACCAACGGTTAAAGACCGAAGACCACTTTTAGGAACACATCATTTACATAAAAACATCCATATCCTTAACGGACTTGGAACACGGGGTGTCATGTTAGCCCCTGCCATGGCCATTGATTTATATGATTATATCGAAAAGGAAAAACCTTTGGAGAAATCTGTCAATATAAAAAGATATACTACTTCTTAA
- a CDS encoding DUF983 domain-containing protein: MLKKGSKLNSILTGTCPRCQEESMYVDQNPYHLKNIYTMHENCSQCGLHYQIEPSFFYGAMYVSYGLTVAIGVATFIIAKVIIGLSLLYSFIAIILALIALMPITARLSRNIYINMFVHFDKKAVKK; this comes from the coding sequence ATGTTAAAAAAAGGATCCAAACTAAATAGTATTTTAACAGGAACTTGTCCTCGATGCCAAGAAGAAAGCATGTATGTGGACCAAAACCCATACCATCTTAAAAACATTTACACTATGCATGAAAATTGCAGTCAGTGTGGCTTGCATTATCAGATAGAACCTTCCTTTTTTTATGGCGCGATGTATGTCAGTTATGGTTTGACTGTTGCCATTGGTGTTGCCACATTTATTATAGCAAAAGTTATTATAGGTTTGAGTTTATTATACTCTTTCATTGCCATTATTTTGGCGCTAATTGCTCTAATGCCAATAACAGCGAGACTCTCGCGTAACATTTACATCAATATGTTTGTGCATTTTGATAAAAAGGCTGTTAAGAAGTAG
- a CDS encoding DoxX family protein — MKILKQITKPTLSLHWSQDLLLAIPRIICGFLLTANFGAAKFGLPWSPADNNLGYFEVAFWFPNDVAAYGGIFALAPAFFAWMGAFSEAVGGIFLLLGFQTRIASFLIMGTMLVAIFMQQIQNGLWNCLPAMGFLWIGIFYMILGSGRFGIDYVVTRKKTSL, encoded by the coding sequence ATGAAAATCCTAAAACAAATAACAAAACCCACATTATCACTACATTGGTCGCAAGATTTACTGTTAGCCATCCCTCGAATTATATGTGGCTTTCTTTTAACCGCTAACTTTGGCGCAGCGAAATTTGGCTTGCCTTGGTCACCAGCGGATAATAACCTTGGCTATTTTGAAGTTGCCTTTTGGTTTCCCAATGATGTAGCGGCATATGGCGGGATATTTGCTCTTGCTCCGGCTTTCTTTGCATGGATGGGTGCCTTTAGTGAAGCTGTCGGCGGTATCTTTTTATTGCTAGGGTTTCAAACTCGAATTGCTTCTTTTTTAATAATGGGAACCATGTTAGTAGCCATCTTTATGCAACAAATTCAAAACGGATTATGGAATTGTTTGCCTGCAATGGGATTCCTCTGGATAGGTATATTCTATATGATTTTAGGTTCGGGCAGATTTGGAATTGATTATGTCGTAACTCGTAAAAAAACATCTCTATGA
- a CDS encoding GIN domain-containing protein, with protein MKTIVFTISMAITSLLASAQLKGSGNISTKTYDYKNFDKVYFENLDGKLEVEIGKPFSINVTIDENLENIFTIKENATAQELTVSFIDNWNNNKYIEDTNFKIKITMPEASVIKNIGNSDLMVKNVLGRYFRIENTGNGNTKITGMTDGFEVVKSGNGNIDAAKLSVKKAKVKNTGNGDVIVNTSKELNASLNGNGDIKNIGKAKFDNNSKKTGNGDFINL; from the coding sequence ATGAAAACAATCGTATTTACAATCTCAATGGCAATTACAAGCCTTTTGGCTTCAGCCCAATTAAAAGGTTCCGGAAACATCAGTACTAAAACCTATGACTACAAAAACTTTGACAAAGTCTATTTCGAAAATCTAGACGGAAAATTGGAAGTCGAAATAGGAAAACCATTCAGCATCAATGTTACCATCGATGAAAATTTGGAAAACATTTTTACTATTAAAGAAAATGCAACAGCACAAGAATTAACCGTAAGCTTTATAGACAATTGGAATAATAATAAATACATTGAAGACACTAATTTTAAAATCAAAATCACTATGCCCGAAGCCTCTGTAATTAAAAATATCGGGAATAGTGATTTGATGGTCAAAAATGTTTTAGGACGCTACTTCAGAATAGAAAATACCGGAAACGGTAATACCAAAATAACCGGAATGACCGATGGCTTTGAGGTTGTTAAAAGTGGTAACGGCAACATAGACGCAGCTAAACTTTCTGTCAAAAAAGCTAAAGTAAAAAATACCGGAAACGGTGATGTAATCGTAAACACATCTAAAGAACTCAATGCTTCCCTCAATGGTAACGGCGATATCAAAAACATCGGAAAAGCCAAGTTTGACAACAATTCAAAAAAAACAGGTAACGGCGATTTCATCAATCTATAG
- a CDS encoding helix-turn-helix domain-containing protein produces MLFQFGFYSSLLLITFSQGIIYSVLLLLKAICTANKSNYWLSVFIFLCSLFIAPWMLGFAGWYDNQPYRDILFYVPFQHLFFIGPVIYFYTQSLLNPSFLLTKKNFWHLIPGIFYVLYIVAIWIYDKYIFHGYYFYKDGMDKDFENWYHNCGMISMVVYFIASIRYYNLYRKLIVQVVSYADRVLFKWIKTYLYSFLIMLLLPLVFDAISIFYTELNSYTGSWWFFLFFSIIMYYIAIIGYANPIITKIPFEISVFDKKPALLLSGSMNTEATVIDIEHEVFEEQPSPEIDLWKTKIEMIISDQNLYQNPELTLTDLAKKLETNASVISKSINQGFGLNFNDFINNFRIEAVKTSFQKGEYKKSTLLGIAFDCGFNSKATFNRAFKKSTGLSPKEYIEKL; encoded by the coding sequence ATGCTTTTCCAGTTTGGCTTTTACAGTTCACTCCTACTAATTACTTTTTCCCAAGGCATTATCTACAGTGTTTTGCTTTTGTTAAAAGCCATTTGTACAGCAAACAAATCTAATTATTGGCTTAGTGTATTTATTTTTCTGTGCAGTTTATTTATAGCACCCTGGATGCTGGGGTTTGCCGGTTGGTATGACAATCAACCTTATCGAGACATTCTTTTCTATGTACCGTTTCAGCATTTGTTTTTTATTGGTCCTGTAATATATTTCTACACTCAAAGCTTACTCAATCCGTCATTTCTTTTAACAAAGAAGAACTTTTGGCATTTGATTCCGGGTATCTTTTATGTGCTCTATATAGTAGCAATATGGATTTACGATAAGTATATTTTTCATGGTTATTACTTCTATAAAGACGGAATGGATAAGGATTTTGAGAATTGGTATCATAACTGCGGAATGATTTCTATGGTAGTCTACTTTATAGCTTCTATCCGCTATTATAACTTATACAGAAAATTAATAGTTCAAGTCGTAAGTTATGCTGATCGTGTTTTATTTAAATGGATTAAAACCTACTTGTACAGTTTTTTAATCATGCTTTTGCTGCCATTGGTTTTTGATGCTATCTCCATTTTTTATACTGAACTGAATTCCTATACCGGAAGCTGGTGGTTTTTTCTGTTCTTTTCAATTATTATGTATTACATAGCTATTATAGGATATGCTAATCCAATCATAACCAAAATACCCTTTGAAATATCTGTTTTCGATAAAAAACCTGCCTTACTATTATCGGGTTCGATGAATACTGAAGCGACTGTAATTGATATTGAACACGAAGTTTTCGAAGAACAACCATCACCGGAAATTGACCTATGGAAAACAAAAATAGAAATGATAATTTCAGATCAAAATCTGTATCAAAATCCGGAATTAACTTTAACAGATTTGGCCAAAAAACTAGAAACCAATGCTTCCGTCATATCAAAATCAATCAACCAAGGCTTCGGATTAAACTTCAACGACTTCATTAACAACTTCCGAATTGAAGCCGTAAAAACAAGTTTCCAAAAAGGCGAATACAAAAAATCTACCTTACTCGGAATCGCTTTTGACTGCGGTTTTAACTCGAAAGCCACTTTTAATAGAGCATTCAAAAAAAGCACAGGACTTTCTCCAAAAGAATACATCGAAAAGCTATAA
- a CDS encoding 8-amino-7-oxononanoate synthase, with translation MTHSFIIYSSIAQLPTSWDTVATDNAFLQTPYLKVLEESAPTNMQCFYIGIFEKEALIGVALAQYLDLNKLESFGERDKCLKTYIRNFVFKNFASHVLFLGNNMITGQNGYEFNKNIDHKSISELLLECANAITRYFKEQKITIHIVSFKDFYQHCADELKLYAFADMYDFNTQPNMIFDLCESWKTNDDYIAAFSKKYRDQYKRSHKKMEGITTRELSLAEILSNENRIYELYYHVAKNAPFNTFFLAKNHFSTFKKQCGDRFVLCGYFLNEKLVGFHTLLLNGEVLETYFLGYDEQVQKEKMLYLNMLYNMTKFGIENKFKKIIFGRTALEIKSSIGAKPIFMTGFIYHTNKWINQLMPKIFPKLEPTLVWQQRHPFKES, from the coding sequence TTGACACATTCCTTTATCATTTATTCTTCTATTGCACAACTTCCCACTTCTTGGGATACAGTTGCCACTGATAATGCGTTTTTGCAAACTCCTTATTTAAAAGTTTTAGAAGAGTCGGCTCCCACCAATATGCAATGTTTTTATATTGGTATATTCGAAAAAGAGGCTTTGATTGGTGTGGCTTTAGCACAATATCTTGATTTGAACAAACTGGAATCATTTGGCGAAAGGGATAAATGTCTGAAAACATATATTCGAAATTTTGTTTTCAAGAACTTTGCTTCCCATGTATTGTTTTTAGGCAACAACATGATTACGGGACAAAATGGTTATGAATTCAATAAAAACATAGACCATAAAAGCATCAGTGAATTGCTATTAGAGTGTGCCAATGCAATAACTCGTTATTTCAAAGAGCAAAAAATTACAATCCATATTGTTTCGTTTAAAGACTTTTATCAACATTGTGCCGATGAGCTTAAATTGTATGCGTTTGCTGACATGTATGATTTCAATACACAACCCAATATGATTTTTGATTTATGCGAAAGTTGGAAAACCAATGACGATTATATTGCCGCATTTTCCAAAAAATACCGTGACCAATACAAACGATCACATAAAAAAATGGAAGGCATAACAACCCGAGAATTATCTTTAGCCGAAATACTCTCAAATGAAAATCGCATTTATGAGTTGTACTATCACGTGGCCAAAAACGCACCATTCAACACCTTCTTCTTAGCCAAAAATCACTTTTCTACTTTTAAAAAACAATGTGGTGACCGATTTGTGTTGTGTGGTTATTTTTTAAATGAAAAGTTGGTAGGCTTTCACACTCTGCTTTTAAACGGTGAAGTTTTGGAAACTTACTTTCTGGGGTATGATGAACAAGTACAGAAAGAAAAAATGCTGTACTTGAATATGCTATACAACATGACTAAGTTTGGTATTGAAAATAAATTTAAGAAAATCATCTTTGGCCGAACGGCATTGGAAATCAAAAGTTCTATTGGTGCGAAACCTATTTTCATGACCGGTTTTATTTACCACACTAATAAATGGATAAACCAATTGATGCCGAAAATTTTTCCGAAATTAGAACCAACCTTAGTTTGGCAACAAAGACATCCTTTTAAAGAAAGCTAA
- a CDS encoding DUF1761 domain-containing protein has product MEINWIALLLAAVSTLVVGFIWYNPKVFGTIWMKEAGISHEDGKDFNMIKIFGLSIVYAFLISFVLQMCVIHQFGALGMVGGDPSIAKPSYAAFMADYGTAFRSFKHGALHGFMMGLFMIFPVIGTGALYERRSFKYVMVTSGFWMVCFMIMGGIICMMQ; this is encoded by the coding sequence ATGGAAATCAACTGGATTGCTCTTTTACTTGCTGCTGTATCAACATTAGTTGTTGGATTTATTTGGTATAACCCAAAAGTTTTTGGAACTATTTGGATGAAAGAAGCCGGCATTTCACACGAAGATGGCAAAGATTTTAACATGATTAAGATTTTTGGGCTTTCCATCGTGTATGCCTTTCTGATTTCATTTGTATTGCAAATGTGTGTCATTCATCAATTTGGTGCTTTGGGCATGGTAGGTGGTGACCCTTCTATTGCCAAACCCTCCTATGCTGCTTTTATGGCAGATTACGGAACGGCATTCAGATCTTTCAAACACGGAGCTTTGCATGGTTTCATGATGGGATTATTTATGATATTTCCTGTTATTGGAACCGGAGCCTTGTATGAAAGAAGAAGTTTCAAATATGTCATGGTAACCAGTGGTTTCTGGATGGTTTGCTTTATGATCATGGGCGGAATCATCTGTATGATGCAATAA
- a CDS encoding leucine-rich repeat domain-containing protein: protein MKTIFTYTLLLLVSVSALAEISNTEKNALVKLYKATKGSQWTNKWDLKAPVTSWYGVGIQDDKVVSIKLINNNLVGQLPAELGDLTSLKVLNLFRNSITGSLPATIGNLKNLTTLNIAFNQVSGALPETLGNATQLKSIEMHMNRLTGVLPVSIGNLASLEVLSLFNNEIEGSIPTSYYQLKSLKELLLNSNKLTGKLDKEVANLSSLETLSLFENKMEGTVPFDLEKLHNLKEMNISYNMFNGFVSKNLSKLDTLNMTMVNEQGVATTLKVNIDKNSAFAADE, encoded by the coding sequence ATGAAAACTATTTTTACCTACACCTTATTACTTTTAGTTTCGGTTTCGGCCTTAGCTGAAATATCAAACACCGAAAAAAATGCTCTGGTAAAGTTATACAAAGCTACCAAAGGATCGCAGTGGACCAACAAATGGGATTTAAAAGCACCGGTTACTAGTTGGTACGGTGTTGGCATCCAAGATGACAAAGTGGTGTCCATTAAATTGATTAATAACAACCTTGTCGGACAATTGCCTGCTGAATTGGGTGACTTGACATCGTTAAAAGTATTAAATCTTTTCAGAAATAGCATTACGGGTTCTTTACCGGCCACGATTGGTAATTTGAAAAACCTTACCACTTTAAACATAGCGTTTAATCAAGTGTCAGGTGCTCTGCCGGAAACATTGGGTAATGCCACACAATTAAAATCAATTGAAATGCACATGAACAGACTAACAGGCGTACTACCGGTTAGCATCGGAAACTTAGCCAGTCTGGAAGTGCTTTCATTATTTAATAACGAAATTGAAGGATCAATCCCAACTTCATACTACCAATTAAAATCATTAAAAGAGTTGTTGTTAAACAGTAACAAGCTTACCGGTAAATTGGATAAAGAAGTGGCTAATTTATCTTCATTGGAAACCTTGAGTTTGTTTGAGAATAAAATGGAAGGTACAGTGCCATTCGATTTAGAAAAATTACACAACCTAAAAGAAATGAACATTTCATATAATATGTTCAACGGATTTGTTTCAAAAAACTTGTCCAAGTTGGATACCCTAAATATGACTATGGTTAATGAGCAAGGAGTTGCTACTACATTAAAAGTAAATATAGATAAAAACTCAGCTTTTGCTGCAGACGAATAA
- a CDS encoding KTSC domain-containing protein: protein MKKIVEYRALLGVTKTATLKELKTIYRNSMKDIHPDTIADDVERHLAEERSKEIIAAYHFLVSIAPETIEKDKAEYTRITTSTNIADFYYENSVLYITFLDGNSFEYFGVLRPIYIKMVNAESPSRFARRHIYNEFIYRSTSKLVAAE from the coding sequence ATGAAAAAAATTGTCGAGTACAGAGCGTTACTCGGCGTTACTAAGACGGCCACTTTAAAAGAGCTGAAAACCATTTACCGCAACAGCATGAAAGACATCCATCCGGATACCATTGCGGATGATGTAGAGCGTCATTTGGCGGAAGAAAGAAGTAAAGAGATTATTGCGGCCTACCATTTCTTGGTAAGCATTGCTCCGGAAACCATAGAAAAAGACAAAGCGGAATACACAAGAATTACAACCAGTACCAACATAGCTGATTTTTATTATGAAAACAGTGTATTGTATATCACGTTTTTGGATGGTAATTCTTTTGAATACTTTGGTGTACTAAGACCCATTTATATTAAAATGGTAAATGCCGAATCACCAAGTCGTTTTGCCCGAAGACATATTTATAATGAGTTTATTTACCGAAGTACTTCTAAGTTAGTGGCGGCTGAATAA
- the era gene encoding GTPase Era: MSHKAGFVNIIGNPNVGKSTLMNAFVGERLSIITSKAQTTRHRILGIVNGEDFQVILSDTPGIIKPAYEMQKSMMDFVKSAFEDADVLIYMVEIGEKELKDEAFFNKIIHSKIPVLLLLNKIDKSDQEQLEEQIALWKDKVPNAEIYPISALENFNVKEVFARVLELLPASPPYYPKDALTDKPERFFVNETIREKILLNYDKEIPYAVEIETEEFLEDEKIIRIRSVIMVERDTQKGIIIGHKGAALKKVGMQSREELEKFFGKQIHIELYVKVNKDWRSNAYQLRRFGYNQK, encoded by the coding sequence ATGTCACACAAAGCAGGTTTTGTAAATATTATTGGTAATCCAAACGTCGGGAAATCGACTTTGATGAATGCATTTGTTGGAGAAAGATTATCAATCATTACATCCAAAGCACAAACTACCCGTCATCGAATTTTAGGAATAGTGAACGGCGAGGATTTTCAGGTGATTCTTTCGGATACACCTGGAATTATCAAACCGGCCTATGAAATGCAAAAATCGATGATGGACTTTGTCAAGTCGGCTTTTGAAGATGCAGATGTGTTGATATATATGGTCGAAATAGGAGAGAAGGAATTAAAAGATGAAGCCTTTTTCAATAAAATCATTCATTCTAAAATCCCTGTGCTGCTGCTGTTGAATAAAATCGATAAGTCTGACCAAGAACAATTAGAAGAACAAATAGCTTTGTGGAAAGACAAAGTACCGAATGCTGAGATTTATCCGATTTCAGCTTTAGAGAATTTCAATGTAAAAGAAGTTTTTGCAAGGGTTTTGGAATTGCTTCCGGCCTCGCCACCATATTATCCAAAAGATGCTTTGACCGATAAACCGGAACGTTTCTTTGTAAACGAAACCATCCGCGAAAAAATCTTATTGAACTACGACAAAGAAATTCCGTATGCGGTTGAAATAGAAACCGAAGAATTCTTGGAAGACGAAAAGATTATCAGAATACGTTCGGTAATCATGGTAGAACGCGATACCCAGAAAGGCATCATCATTGGTCACAAAGGAGCAGCGTTAAAGAAAGTCGGAATGCAATCGCGGGAAGAATTAGAGAAATTTTTTGGCAAACAAATTCACATCGAATTGTATGTAAAAGTTAACAAAGATTGGAGAAGTAACGCCTATCAGTTAAGAAGATTTGGATACAATCAAAAATAA